From a region of the Haematobia irritans isolate KBUSLIRL chromosome 4, ASM5000362v1, whole genome shotgun sequence genome:
- the LOC142233356 gene encoding uncharacterized protein LOC142233356, whose protein sequence is MNSNYWRLMSVWALLTLLVCLEISCISATDQYHIQTDEGPERYFRFQTDNGQFRKEKRLQDGTVIGTEAWIDAAGYLRMKDYIADKQGYRILKSKVIYVGQGTGIEDAMKSTKSVPAQSGVLVDGKNGIYGNNRPNSISNDGASQRVYVPIVQTPAPTVLPTTTEKPITGYISPAEAGKLEKSPYLGFDHYPNEKPAGDDNHLESPHRSQVLIPSIEMAPPLENRRRRPIRPIAVAPINPEPISANDLGRNSDSIGGYHYSTPAPFVTPAPKPGYYYGPAAVSSLSSHNHLPHSLPYDVNALEGGLLPPLPPLYQRRRVPVSQGGYGTRLVAPDYNDVTVTRNGFRYVLPHQYHEEEQLNESKKAGSFGYVDPFGIRRVVYYNASPQKGFIHRNHNQYVGLGATPYDEPQPQGQSEV, encoded by the exons CTGCTGACATTGCTTGTGTGCTTAGAAATCTCCTGCATATCTGCTACTGATCAATATCACATACAAACCGATGAAGGTCCCGAACGATATTTTCGATTTCAAACCGATAATGGACAATTTCGTAAAGAGAAAAGACTACAAGATGGTACAGTCATAG gtacCGAAGCTTGGATAGATGCTGCGGGTTATTTAAGAATGAAAGATTATATTGCCGATAAACAAGGTTATCGTATTCTAAAGTCGAAAGTGATATATGTGGGTCAAGGCACAGGAATTGAG gaTGCCATGAAGAGTACAAAATCTGTTCCGGCTCAATCTGGAGTTCTGGTTGATGGCAAAAATGGTATATATGGTAACAATCGGCCGAATAGTATATCCAATGATGGAGCAAGTCAACGAGTGTATGTACCTATAGTGCAAACACCGGCACCCACAGTTTTACCCACTACCACTGAGAAACCCATAACGGGATATATATCACCAGCTGAAGCGGGAAAATTGGAAAAGTCTCCCTATTTGGGCTTTGATCATTATCCCAATGAGAAACCGGCCGGAGACGATAATCATCTGGAATCACCACATCGATCTCAAGTACTAATACCCTCAATAGAAATGGCTCCTCCCTTAGAGAATAGACGCCGCCGACCTATTAGACCCATAGCCGTAGCTCCTATCAATCCCGAACCTATATCAGCTAATGATTTGGGTAGAAATTCCGATTCCATTGGAGGTTATCATTACTCAACACCTGCGCCATTTGTAACTCCGGCTCCTAAACCAGGCTATTACTATGGTCCAGCTGCAGTATCATCGCTCTCATCTCACAACCATCTTCCACATTCTTTGCCCTACGATGTCAATGCTCTGGAAGGAGGATTATTGCCACCCTTGCCCCCACTTTATCAACGCCGCCGTGTACCCGTTAGTCAAGGTGGCTATGGCACACGTTTGGTAGCTCCCGATTATAATGATGTCACTGTGACCCGTAATGGTTTCCGTTATGTTCTACCTCATCAGTATCACGAAGAAGAGCAATTGAATGAAAGTAAAAAAGCCGGCAGTTTTGGTTACGTTGATCCCTTTGGCATTAGACGTGTGGTCTATTACAATGCCTCGCCGCAAAAGGGTTTCATACATCGAAATCATAATCAATATGTTGGCCTTGGTGCTACACCCTATGACGAACCCCAGCCTCAGGGGCAGAGTGAAGTGTAG